In Shinella sp. XGS7, a single genomic region encodes these proteins:
- a CDS encoding cbb3-type cytochrome c oxidase subunit 3 — protein sequence MDINDLRSAVTVLLLMMFAGIVAWVYSSRRDKRAFDELAALPLREEQGGSEQ from the coding sequence ATGGATATCAATGATCTGAGAAGCGCCGTCACGGTGCTGCTGCTGATGATGTTTGCAGGCATCGTGGCCTGGGTCTACAGCAGCCGGCGCGACAAGCGCGCCTTCGACGAACTGGCGGCCTTGCCCCTGCGTGAGGAGCAAGGCGGGAGCGAACAATGA